The sequence GTGTCCTTTTCGTCCTCTGTTATTAGGTTTCCAAGGTGGAGGCAGTTGGTGTACCGCTTTGATCACCGCCTTGCTGAAATCGGCGGTGAAATTGCGGTTCACATGGTTCGCAACTGTTGGATTAATCCTTTTCTTTGCGCGTCCCATCCAATGAAAAAATGAATGTTTCTTCCTTAATTATCTATTTCGGGATGAAGCCATAAGGTACGGTACTTTTATGTATCATGAGTAATTTAATGGTGTTGCTATGAGAAATATTGATGTTTCGTTGCTTGAGGATCGTTTAGGATATCGGTTTCGTGATCGGAAATTACTCGAAAACGCTCTGACGCATAAGACGTTTGCATTTGAGGCGAGTAGTGCAGTTGAGTATAATGAACGTCTTGAATTTCTCGGAGATAGTATTTTGAATTTTGTTGTTGCTGAGCAGTTGTATCTCAGCAATCGATATTTTTCTGAGGGGGAGTTGACTCGTCGTCGTTCAAACGGAGTGAATAATCAGTTTTTAGCTGAGGTTGCCGATCATCTTAATCTTGGTGCATTTTTACGGCTTGGTAAAGGTGAGACGAAGCAACATGGTTCGAAGAATCGGACGAATCTTGCAAATGCTTTAGAAGCTGTGATTGGTGCGATATATCTTGATTCAGGTTTGGATCAGGTGCGAAGGTTTATTCTCGAAAAGGTGTTCTCTAAGGAACATCAGTTTTGATCTAATTATCTATATGAATTCATTTATTAAATGCTCTTATATAGAAATATTTATATAATAATTATTAATGTCGGTTTTCTCAGAATATGGTAGTTGAACTGGGGAAGCATCCTTTTTTCCACATATTCATTCTCATCACCTCCCCTCTCTTCCCCATCACTACACATATTTTTATTTATCTTTAACATACCTGCGCATGTTATTGGTAAAAAAGAATGATCTTATTGTTAGAGTTTTGAAGATAAGAGAAAGCGGATAATCATCCCGAGGATGAAAATAAAGCTTAACGTTGCAAGGTAAAATAAAGTCATTTCCCATTTTTTTTGGAGAACCAAACCCATCCATCTCACCGTTACAAACAGCTATTTTTTATTCTTTTTTATACTTTTCTTTGTTTTCTTTCGGCAAATGACGATGCATGTACTAGGAGGGGCAATATGACACCTTTTTATGCTCCTAGTGAATACTGAATTGCAATACCAGACCGATGTGGTTTTCGTACAAGCGAGGTGTGTATGAGATGCAAGTAAGTGAAATCATGACAAAAAATGTGGTTACTATTGAATGTGATCAAACTGTTGTCAAAGCCTGTGAGCGATATAAGCAGATGGGTGTAGGATGTCTCGTGGTTATGAAGGGGAATTTGATTGTTGGCATTCTCACTGAACGGGATATTATCGAGCGTGTCATCCTTGAAGGAAGGGATCCGTATACCACTTCAGTTGATGCAATCATGACAAAAAATATCAAAACTATTCATGCGTCTGCACCTGTTGAAAAAGCAGCTGAGATGATGAAGAAATATAGAATCAAAAAACTTCCCGTGGTTTTGAACAATGAGATTGTCGGTATTGTAACAGTCACTGATCTTGCAAATGCCCTTCCGAATGTGACCAAGAACATGTTCCGAAAACAAGAACCATATAAATATATTCAGATCACATCAGAATCCTACTAACGAGAACCTAAAATACTATATGTTCTAAAAAACAATCCTCGTTATATTATTTGTTGGCGAATGCTTGATTTTTAGTATATTCCCAATCTTTGTACAGGAGTTCTCGTTTTGATGATACTTGGTTTTCATCAGTGGTTTCTGAAGAGAGTGCGTCAATGATGATTCCTTCTATGTCACGAAGGATGATCTCACTTTCATCCTCAGTATAATCGGTGGTGTAAATCTGACCGTTTTTGTAAATGATACCTTCTTCCGAGTTATACACTGGTTTTTTTCCAATGAGTAACTCAGGGTCGTAATCTTGAATGTCTTCAAGTTTTTTTAACTGATAAGCATCATCAGCCATGCCAATCATGGTTCGGTAGATCTGTTGTTTTTTTAGATCATTTTCTCCTTTCATGGCATCTTGAAGAGCAGAGATAATTGCTGGGATATCTTGGGTTTCAGCTTCGAGTAATATTTTATGCCAAAACCAGTTGTACAGTTTGCTGCCACGAGCGTTGATATGTTCTGGTTTTTTTGCAGGGTAGAGAATGATACGGCCGTTGAGGGTTCGATGTTTTTTCCTCCACTCAGTTCTCTTTCGGTCAAGTTCTTGTTTCCGTGGGCTACTTTGGGTCATACCATAGAACTTATGATGTTTATTTGATATAAACCTTGTGGCAGATGTTTTCTGACATATTTGAAAAAAAGTGTTAGTATCGAATGGTTTATATGAGTTTGAACGATTTCTTGGTCTGGGGAGGTCGAAGTGGTGGTTGAGGTTATCACCGTTGATCATCTGACAAAATATCATCATACAACGTGTGTTCTACATGACCTTAGTTTTTCGGTTCAATCTGGTGAAGTTTTTGGACTTCTTGGGCCCGATGGTGCCGGGAAGACAACTCTTTTGCGAACGTTGCTTGGTTTTCTGAAACCAGATACCGGATGTATTCGGCTGTTCGATCTTCAGGTTCCTAACCATAGTTCAGTAATTAACACCGACATCGGCTACATTTCAAATCAGGTTTCATTTTATCGCTATGTCACTGGATATCAGATGCTGTCGTATCTGTCGAAACTCCGTGGCAATGCTCTGTATGCATTTGATGAACTCGTACATCTATTTGAAATTCCACTGCATGAAAAGATACATCGATATCATCCAGAACTGAAACAAAAACTGAATATCATCCAAGCATTCATGCATGAACCTGCAGTTGTTCTTATGGATGATCCAGTACGTCTGCTCAACGATGAAGATCGAAAAATCTTTTTTTCACTACTAGCTGAGCAAAAAAAGAAAGGAGCAACCATGGTTTTTGCCTCTGGAGATTTTGACGAACTCGCGCTGATCTGTGATCGAATTGGGTTGTTGCACAATGGTGTATTGCTTGTTGTTGATACTGTAGAGGGGTTGAGAAAAACCAAAGATACTCTGCTTGCTCCTGGCAAAAATGATGGGCAGACGTGTTTGTCTGCAGGGGAACACGTATGAACCGAGGACTCGTGGTGATGATCCAAACACTTCGTGATCACGCAGCATTTGTTTTAGTTCTCATCGTTCTTTTCGTAGGAATTGCTGGTGTCGTGTTGACTGCATATCCAACGTTTTTTCCCGTTGAGAATACCGCGTTTTTTTTAGAGGATGAACAGTATTTTGAGACTTTTGATCAGAATCCTACGTTGAACCGTTCCTTTCTTCGTTTTAGCAGCCTGTTTTTTTATCAATGGTTTCTCATGCTCATCGGCGGATGTATCATTGGATATGCGGCGTCTTTGTTGTTATCGCAAGAATTCCAGAAAAACACCTTGGATGTGTTACTGGCAACACCGTTATCTCGGAAAGAATTTGCGGTGGGAAAATTTCTCGGTTTTTGCTCTGCTCTTTTTATCATCAATATCGTTCTCATTGTGAGTGTCATAGTGATTATCCGTAGTCTTGGTGAAATAGTTGATATCAGTCGTTTGATGGTGATGCATGGTGTTCTTCTTCTCTATTTTTTTGCAGCGGCATCACTTGGTTTCTTGATTGCTTTATTTGCTGATACTGCGCAGAAATCAGGGATGATTACTGTTGGGATTCTGAGTGGTATGTTTTGTTGTGAACTTCTGAGTCGGAGTTTTTCTGACGTATCATGGCTTGGTTATCTTTCGCTACACCATTATTGTAATCCTGATCTTCTGTTACTTGACACTCATCTTGATCTGATCAGTCTTATCGTCTTACTTGTCTTCACCGCTGAATGTATTCTCCTGAGTCTCGTTGTTTTTATGAAAAAGGACATCTGGCATTGAAAAACCTTCTAATTTTCATAGAAGCATCTCTGTTTCCTCAGGTTTTTTGACCAAAAATTTATAATATATCTTAAATATCTATTCGGTGGGGGTATCTACTCATGATGATAGTAAAAAAATGTTTATCCATGCTGGTTTGTCTTTTGTTATGTGTGATTGCATTGACTCCAGGTCAGGCTCACATTACTTCTGGTGAAAAACGAACGCAGGGTGATATTCATGGCAATGTTCGTGAGGAGACACCTGGATGCGGATGTCAGGATGAAGGTATATCGGACAGTATGAATCAGCAGTATTCAGAACATCATCAGTATCGAACTGGGCTTCTTGTAGGTGGTGAACCACTACCTGAAGGGGAGATAATCCTGGGGGACCCACCAGCAGCATGGGATTGGCGGTCTGCAACGTATGAAGGAGTCACAGGCGATTGGACAACTGATGTTCATAATCAGGGAAATTGCGGGAGTTGTTATGCATTTGGGTCACTGGCTGCATTTGAATCAGTTATTAATATGAAAAAGAAAAATCCAAATTATGATATTGATCTGTCTGAGCAGTTTATGGTTTCCTGTGGTACGGAGTGGATGTCTGGCATTGAAGGATGTGATGGTGCCTATGCAACGCCGACGTATAATTTTTTAAAGACGTATGGTGCGATCCCTGAGTCTTGTTTTCCGTATACGAGCAGCTCTGGTTCGGTTCCATCATGTTCTCAGAAATGTAGCAATTGGCAAAACCTCGTCATCAAAATTGATAGTTGGCATACCATTGCTGCTGATCAAACTTCAATTAAAAATGCTTTGATTCAGTACGGCCCGTTATCTGCAGGTATGGCTGTGTATTCAGATTTTTATGATTACGATGGTGGTGTCTATGAACATCCAGGGAGTGATCCTGATCCAATTAATCATATGGTGTGTATTGTTGGGTATAATGATGCGCAGGGTTGTTGGATTGTGAAAAACAGCTGGGGATCTTGGTGGGGTGAGAATGGTTGGTTCCGGATAAAATATGGCGAATGTAAAATCGAACAAGCAGTTGTCTATTTTACGTATACTGATGTTTCTGGTCCACAGCTGAAAATACAAATGCATCGGATCAAAGCGTTGGGAAATATTGAAAACTGGTTTGAGGGTGGAGCTGATTGGTCGTATCAAATATCGGTGAATGCTGGTCAGGGTTGGGTTGATCAGGTGAATGATGCGTATTCATCAAATGTCGATGATCAAACCCAAGATGTTGTTCATTCATTTAATGCTCGCGTTGTTGAACCTGAGATTCGCATTAAAGTCTGGGATCGCGACTCCTTGAGTGGGCATGATCTTGCAGATGTGAGCGGCTATGTTGGTGGAGGTGTTGATAACGATATCAGTGATGTTCGAGGTGCGATTTTTTATGGGAAATATAATATTGTGACGAACTCCTTTATTCCAATAGACACCATTCAAATTGATGGAGGTTTTATCACAACTTCAGGTACGTATGCCCCAGATAACAGTGCCAATAGCGATGCTGAGAATGATGCAATGGTTTGGTTTAAGGTATCTGATACGTATACGCCGCCGGCTCCAAATCTCATGGTTGCAGGTTCGTTAAATGCCAGTGTCAAGTATGGGACAACCCATTTTTACCTTGGGTCGTTTACCGTGAAAAACATTGGTGTTGATCCTGAGGGTCTGAGTGATTCGTATCTCAACTGGGAGGTAGCTGCATATCCAAGCTGGGGTGCGAACTGGGAGTTTCAACCAGCAAATGGCGTGAATCTGAAATCAGGACAGACAGTTACCGTGAAAGTCTATGTCGATGTACCAACAGAAATGAATACTTTCACTGGTTCAATAAAAGTCTGGAACACTGCTGATCATAGTGATTACGGAATTATCTCTATAACTCTCAAAACACCACGACTATTAGATGGTTCAGGTTTTTCATTTCTTCGTTTCTTATTTCAGTACCGTTTGATGAAACAATGAACTATCTATCTTAGATGATGGAAAAAGTTAGGTACAATTCATATTAAAAAAAGAAATCAAGAAATCTATAGAATTTATCGATCAGATAAAAAGGAATAGGATACACGAGGTGTTGCGGCCATAAAACACAGGTACTTCTATTTTTTTTTCAGAGAAAAAAACCAAATTAGATAAAAAGAACGTCATAGGTTTTTCAGACAAACCCCTAAATCCTGCGATATCTTTAAATACTGTTTTTTATAATTAGTACAGTATCTACGGGGGATCTGTCTGAAATATATACCTGGTCTGTTTGGCATAGGAGTAGTTCTTCTCAGTGCGATTGCATCTGCGGTACATACTCAGCAAACCGTACCGCCAATTGTTGAAATGCTTAATGATGACGTACCGATTTGGTCAGTTGGTGATAGTTGGACGTATACAGTTTCTTCGTTTACCGTAGATTATGATGCAAATGGACAACGAGTGTATTGCACAGGTCGTATCGATGAGGTCACGTTGACTGTTTCCAGTACGAGTGGAACAAACTACGTTGTTGACGTTACTGGTAAGATAACCTGCGGGTATTCTATCCATGTACGTTCATCATCCTTGACTTTAGATATGGTCGGTTCTCTGAAACCATCGACAACGAAATTGGTCGGTTCGATGGTGTTTTCTAAATCAAATCTTCAGCCTGTTGATGGGACTGCTGTGATTAAGGGTATTTCAATGGCAAAGATTTTGCCGCTTCCTTTTGCAGTACCGCTGCCGATAAAGATATCGCTGGATGGCGACCTTTCACAACCATTTCCGTTATTTCAATTTCCGCTGTATACTCATAAATTCTGGGAGATGCCAGATCTCCGGATTCAATCTAACATTAAAGCAGGTGGCATCTTTGGTTTGATCCAAATTCCGGTAACATTTACTACTCAGTATTCTTGGTTGCCACTTGCGTTCCACTGTGTAGATAAACAATCAATAAGTGTTCCTGCTGGAACGTATACTGCTTGGCATATCACATCGACATTCTTTGATATGTTTGATTATTATTATGCACCAGCGGTTGGAAATCTAGTTAAAATTGATGCGGTTCTTCCTAACGGAGAAGTTCATGCAGTGTTGAAATCAACGACATATTCAATATAAAAAATAGACACATGAAGTGTTTGGCTATTGATATGAATATAATGAGGTAGAGTAAGGGGAAAAGAGAATTATGAAAAAAATTGGAGCAATACTCTTAACAGGTTTAGTCCTTATGAGTGGACTTGGTGCTGCTGTATCATTTTCAAAACAACCATCAAACATTGTTGAAAATGTCGTTTTTCAAAACATGGTGATTTCTGAAACCGAAACTAATACGATTGTTTCTTTGGATGTATCAAACAGCTGGGTGAAAAACCCGGGAAAACCATTACTTCCTATGGTTCAGAAAACATATATTTTTCCGTTTGGTACACAGATTAATAGTGTTGATGTAATATTTGTCAACCCTCAAATAATCCAGTTTTCAAAAGAGATTATTCCAGCACCCCTGGCTCAAACAGTGGTTCATGGAAAATTGATTTCTCAACAGCAAGATCAGACAACGAATACTGCTTTGTATCCTGAAACACCGTTCAGCTATTCTGTCTATGCTGGCATTAAGGGGACAACCCATGTTCTGTTTCTTGTCGTCTACCTGTATCCTATTCGATGTGACATCCAAGATAAGATCTTATTTTTTTCAGATGAAGCTGCTCTTCGTATATCATATACGTTACCAGTGCAGCCAGTTTTTACTTCAGATGATTATGATCTTGTGATTATCGCACCTGAGGTTTTTTCAGAAGCATTGCAACCATTAGTTGAACATAAAAATAGTCATGGTGTTTCAGCGTTTTTGAAGACTGTTGAATCAATCTATGCTGAGTATACTGGTGTTGATGAACCTGAACAAATCAAGTATTTTATCAAAGATGCTGTTGAAACCATGGGTGTTGATTATGTGTTGCTTGTCGGTGGCCAAAAGGGGCAACGGCGATCGTGGTATGTTCCGGTTCGGTATGCAAATCTTGACGATAACTCAGATTTTGAAACTAGTTATGTAAGCGATTTGTATTATGCTGATATCTATGATGCCGGTGGTAATTTTTCAAGCTGGGATCCTAATGGGAATGGAATTTTTGCTGAATGGAAAGATGGAACAAAAGAAATCCTTGATCTTGTTCCTGATGTGTATCTTGGTAGGATTCCCTGTCGTAGTGTGTACTTCGTGAAAATCATGGTTGATAAAATTATCACCTATGAGACGAATGCTGCTGGAAAATCCTGGTTTAATGATATGGTGGTTGTTGGTGGTGATTCAGCACCTGGAGACCTGTATTATGAGGGTGAAGAGGAAAATAAAAAAGCATTGGAGTACATGGATTTTTTTAATGGTGTTTCCTGTTGGACATCTGATGAGACATTAACTGGACCGCAAAGTGTTATTGATGCGGTATCTCAGGGTTGTGGTTTTCTGTTTTTTGATGGTCATGGGAATCCATCAGTGTGGTCAACGCATCCACCTAATAATGAAAGTGTGTGGATTACTGGTTTGAGTAATCGTGATATGCGCAAGCTTCGAAATGGCGATAAACTCCCGGTTTGTGTTGTTGGCGGGTGTCATAATGCTCAGTTTAATACAAGTTTGATGCGTATCCTTGAAGGTATTAAAAGTGAGGGTTTTAATTTTTTCAAACGTTCGTTTTATTATAAAGACTGGGTTCCTGAATGTTGGGCTTGGAAAATGGTGCAGGTAAAACGAGGTGGTGCAATTGCGGTCATGGGATATACTGGTCTTGACTGGTTTGCTACAGGTGATTATACTAGTGATGGCATTCCTGATTGTACCCAGTTTTTTTCAGGGTATGCAAATACTCATTTTTTCAAAAACTATGGAGTAAATGATATCACTGTTCTGGGGCAGACACATACACAGACACTTGTTGATTATATCATCGATAACCCGCCGATGAGTGAACCGCTTGATTGTAAAACAGTTCAAGAATTCGTACTGCTTGGTGATCCAAGTCTTCAGATCGGTGGGTATGTTTAAAACAGGGTGATTGCAATGAACAAGAAAATAGTTCCCTTTATTCTTTTCTTTTTGCTTCTTTTTAGTTCTTGTGTTGGTGCAGGTTTTTTTTCGTTGCAGTCGTCAGATCCAACGATGTTAGTTCGAGTTGATCTGAGCATGCAACAGGTTGTGTTACCTCGGGGTGTGGAAATAGCAAGCATGGTTCCTGAGAGTTATGTTGATATTTTTATCCAACAGAGCCGTCTTTCAGAACTTCGAGAAAAAACATCAGCATATCGTGTTCTGATTGAAGATGTTGATCTGTATAGTAGTCAGTTTATTGGTCAGTATCACACCCTTGCACAAATCGAACAAATCCTTGCTGACACGGCTGCAAGCTACCCGTCGATCACCAAATTAACAAGTATTGGATCAACCTATGAGGGTCGAAATATTTATTGTCTTGAAATTTCTGATAATCCTGGTGTTGATGAAGACGAACCAGGTGTACTCTTTATGGGTTTGCACCATGCACGCGAATGGCCGACGGTTGAGATATGTTTGTATATTCTCAGTCAGTTAACTTCACAGTATGGAAGTGATTCGATGTTGACAAACCTGGTAGATACTCGTCGTGTTTGGATTGTTCCTTGTGTGAATCCTGATGGGTATTACTACTGTCATGATCAGGGTCATGACTGGCGGAAAAACCGGCAGTATTTCTCCCAGTTTGGAACCATAGGTGTTGATCTGAATAGGAATTATGATGGTACGTGTAATGGTGAACCTATGGGTGCATGGGGATCTGTGATGAATGGAGCAGCAACGCATTCACCTAATCAAGAAACCTATTGCGGTCCAGCTGCTTTTTCCGAGTATGAAACCCAAGCTATTAAAAACATGTTTCTAACCAATGATATTTGCGCTTCGATTAGCTGGCATACCTATTCTGAATTGGTTCTCTGGCCGTGGGGGTATGCAACCAACGAACAGACACCAGATAATACGTATCTGAAACAAGTTGGTCAGGGTATTGCTGCTCGTATCACCAAGCAATCTGGTTCTGGTACGTATACCCCGCAGCAAAGCGCAGCGTTGTATCCAACCACCGGTGATACTGATGACTGGGCATATGGCTATGCACATTATATTCAGGGAAGAAATACGTTTGCATATACAATTGAAGCTTGTTCTCAGTTTCAACCACCAGCCTCCAAGCTTGATCAGATATGTGCTGAGAATTTTGATGGTGCACTGTTTCTTCTAAAGGAAGCTGCAAATATAAGTGCACTGATCCCACGACCATTGCCACCGGTTCTCACTGTACCTTCGAGTGATCCTGATGGGAACTATCTTGTTTCATGGACTGAGCAGAACCCTTCTGCTGGTGTTGATTGTTTTCAGCTTGATGAACTCAGTCGTTTTCATGTTTTAGTTGATGATGCAGAATCATCAGAGATTCAATGGACTTTGATTGGTTTTACCAAAAGTTCAGATCAGATGCATTCCGGTACACAAAGCTACAAAGCCAAGAATCAGAATAATTATGTTTCTTCAATGACCAGTAACTATGCAATGCCGGTTACGAGTGGTATGATTTTGTCGTTTTGGACATGGTATAGCATTGAGAATCAATGGGATTATGCGTTTGTTGAGGTGAGCCGTGATGGGCGGAAGTATGACGTCCTTGATGCGTATACTGGTTCCTCATCAGGTTGGGTGCAGAAACAATATGATCTCAGTAGTTATGCTGATAACTCGGTTTTTATCAGGTTGCGATATACGACTGATGATGAAACGCTCGGGTCTGGTTTTTATGTTGATGATATCAGCCCGGTTCCAGTGTTTGACCAGAGTGTGACGCTTTCTGATACTATTGGGGATACATCATTTGAGGTTTCTGGCAAAGCAAATGGGACGTATTACTATCGTGTCCGAGCTCATAATACTGTTCGTGGGTGGGGTGACTATAGCATGCTTCAAAAAATACTGGTTGGTAGTGGTGAGGATACCCAGCCGCCCAGTGTTCAGATCATGGTTCCTGCTGAGAAAAAACTGTATCTTGGATCAAGGATGTTTCCGTTTTTTGTAACCCTTGTGATTGGGCGTATCACCGTTGAGGTTAGTGCTGTGGATGCATCTGGGATTGATCAGGTTGAGTTTTATCTAGATGGTATATTTGTTGGAAATGATACCGAGGAACCATATACCTATGCATGGGTGCAGAAAAGCTTTGGGAAACATGTTGTAGCAGTGATTGCTGTTGATACGTATGCAAATCAGGCTTCACAGGAAATAGCCGTGTGGAAGTTTTTCTGAAACAATCCTTTTTTCTTTTCTTCCATGTTAGTTTTTTCATTTTATGGTGTTGCAGTTTTTTTGTCGAATGGAGTATTTTTACTGCTTTTTCCGTCAAAACGATAAAAAAAACACGTTTTTTGGAATTTTGACGGAAAAAACCGTAGTAGGGTTTTATGTTTCTCTGAAATAATATTGTTTTTTATGGGACTACATTTGAAAACGAAACCTTGGAGGAATACCTATGGAAAAAACTGCATATACGCTCTGCAGGATTCAGCAGCAGATTTCTGATTTTTTACGTTGTAATCCTGGTGCGCATTGCCGGGAGGTGTCTCGTAGGTTGAATATTCCGTTTAGTACGGTACGATATCATCTGGTACGTCTTGAAAAACAAAACATACTGTATTGTGTTCGTGTTGGGAAGTATGCTCGATATTATGTATCTGGGATGATCGGTGTTGATGAACGGAGTATTGTGAGTGTGCTTCGGAATGCAACACAAAAGCAGATTATAGAGGTGTTATTAGTGAATGTTGCTGTGTCAAAAGAGGAGGTAGGTAATTGTTTGCGGAGGCATCCGACGACAATTATGTTTCATTTGAACCAGCTGCTTGAACGTGATATTATAACAACCCAGGGTTGTTCTGATGCTTTGGTTGGATCAAAAGAAAACCTGGGTTGTAGTTGTCAGACGAGTTCGAGAGCAAAGTTTAAACGGTATCGGTTAAAAAAACCTGATCTGGTAGCTCAAGTTATGCAGAAATATGCAGCAGATACTTGCTTAGGAGCTAAATAGTATCATGGTTGAATCTGGTTAATCGTCTTTATCGAATCGTATTTGAAATAAACTACGTATCACCTCCTCTTCGAACGATATCTAATTTTGATTTATGATATTTTATCCAAAAATAATAGCTTGTTACTTATTTTTTTATACACAAAAAACAGCTAAAAAAGGATGATTGATCTATAAAGTATAAATATTTGGATGATACTATGTTTTTTAAAGGCTTGATAAACTCAAGCAGAGAATGGAGGAAAAGATTTGATGAAGAAAATGAAAGGAAAAGATTTTTGTATCGGGGCTGTTGTTCTTATGGTACTACTTGCAATAGCACCCTCGATAAATGCTCATGGAATAAGTAATAAACTACCTGATGGTGGAAACGGACCTTTTACAAAATATACTCAACCTCAACCACAAGCGGATGATGACGATAATTCCGTTTACGAAGTAGTTTGGGAAGATACTTATTATGGTGCGGGGATGGTACTTGATGTTGCAAGCGATTTTGATAATAATTATATTGTTGTTGGTGTCACTCATTCATTTGAGGGAGCAGTTGTAAAATATAACGGCGTCACTGGTGAAGTCATTTGGGATAATATTATTTCTGATTCAGTGATGTTACCATTTTATGAAGGAGAAACCTATCAACCAACTTCAGATATCAGCAGATTCTATTGTATACGAAATCTTATGTTAGATGTTCACCAGCAACGATATGATTTTTCTCTCGACCCGACTGGAGCTTATTTTATACTAATTACAGGGGTTGACATCTTTTCGAATGGAGATGTAGTTATTGTAGCTACAGCAATTGACAATACGAATGATAATGATCCATCTGATGTATATATTGCAAAATATAGTGGATTAACAGGAGAAGTGATATGGGAGAGGCTACTTGATTTATATGTTTGGGATTTTGGATATTCGGTAGCTGTGACAAGTAATGATAATGTGATTGTTGTTGGTGTCAGTGGGGGTTATGAAACCCATAATGGTCAATTACTCCCAATCATGGATGGATGGGTATACAAACTTGATGGAGATAATGAAGGTTGTACTCTTGATCAGAGTCATATTTTTGGGATTACCCAACCACTACCATACTATTTTGATGTTGCACTCGATTCAAATAATAATGTTTTTGCCACCGGTGCTTGTCTTATTATTGATTGGAGTAATTTTCCAGAGATCACCGATGTGCAGACGGTTGTTGTGAATAGATATAGTGGAACTACTCTTAATTTACAGAAGTCATATTACGGGAATCCAGCAATTTTCACATGGCTATGCACGATTACTATTGACACAGAAAATAAAATCTACGTTGGAGGACATATTAACAACCCTACTACAAACCGATATATAATGAAGTTCACAAATAATTTAAACACAAGTTTATGGACCTTGCAAAACGTTCCAGGGGAAGTTGTATGTCTTGCAGCATCAAAAAATCCCAATGTTGATGAAATAGCTGCACAAATAGGAGGTAATGGTTTTATCACTGATCGTTTCACCTTCGCCGGGGCGTTTATCGCACCTGAAATCATTGAGCATTTAAATGAGGGATGTGGAATGGCAATTGTTTATGACGGAAATAATGATATGGTCGTAACAGGGTCC comes from Candidatus Thermoplasmatota archaeon and encodes:
- a CDS encoding ribonuclease III domain-containing protein — protein: MRNIDVSLLEDRLGYRFRDRKLLENALTHKTFAFEASSAVEYNERLEFLGDSILNFVVAEQLYLSNRYFSEGELTRRRSNGVNNQFLAEVADHLNLGAFLRLGKGETKQHGSKNRTNLANALEAVIGAIYLDSGLDQVRRFILEKVFSKEHQF
- a CDS encoding CBS domain-containing protein — encoded protein: MQVSEIMTKNVVTIECDQTVVKACERYKQMGVGCLVVMKGNLIVGILTERDIIERVILEGRDPYTTSVDAIMTKNIKTIHASAPVEKAAEMMKKYRIKKLPVVLNNEIVGIVTVTDLANALPNVTKNMFRKQEPYKYIQITSESY
- a CDS encoding acetyltransferase — encoded protein: MTQSSPRKQELDRKRTEWRKKHRTLNGRIILYPAKKPEHINARGSKLYNWFWHKILLEAETQDIPAIISALQDAMKGENDLKKQQIYRTMIGMADDAYQLKKLEDIQDYDPELLIGKKPVYNSEEGIIYKNGQIYTTDYTEDESEIILRDIEGIIIDALSSETTDENQVSSKRELLYKDWEYTKNQAFANK
- a CDS encoding ABC transporter ATP-binding protein, with protein sequence MVEVITVDHLTKYHHTTCVLHDLSFSVQSGEVFGLLGPDGAGKTTLLRTLLGFLKPDTGCIRLFDLQVPNHSSVINTDIGYISNQVSFYRYVTGYQMLSYLSKLRGNALYAFDELVHLFEIPLHEKIHRYHPELKQKLNIIQAFMHEPAVVLMDDPVRLLNDEDRKIFFSLLAEQKKKGATMVFASGDFDELALICDRIGLLHNGVLLVVDTVEGLRKTKDTLLAPGKNDGQTCLSAGEHV
- a CDS encoding ABC transporter permease subunit; this translates as MNRGLVVMIQTLRDHAAFVLVLIVLFVGIAGVVLTAYPTFFPVENTAFFLEDEQYFETFDQNPTLNRSFLRFSSLFFYQWFLMLIGGCIIGYAASLLLSQEFQKNTLDVLLATPLSRKEFAVGKFLGFCSALFIINIVLIVSVIVIIRSLGEIVDISRLMVMHGVLLLYFFAAASLGFLIALFADTAQKSGMITVGILSGMFCCELLSRSFSDVSWLGYLSLHHYCNPDLLLLDTHLDLISLIVLLVFTAECILLSLVVFMKKDIWH
- a CDS encoding C1 family peptidase; this translates as MMIVKKCLSMLVCLLLCVIALTPGQAHITSGEKRTQGDIHGNVREETPGCGCQDEGISDSMNQQYSEHHQYRTGLLVGGEPLPEGEIILGDPPAAWDWRSATYEGVTGDWTTDVHNQGNCGSCYAFGSLAAFESVINMKKKNPNYDIDLSEQFMVSCGTEWMSGIEGCDGAYATPTYNFLKTYGAIPESCFPYTSSSGSVPSCSQKCSNWQNLVIKIDSWHTIAADQTSIKNALIQYGPLSAGMAVYSDFYDYDGGVYEHPGSDPDPINHMVCIVGYNDAQGCWIVKNSWGSWWGENGWFRIKYGECKIEQAVVYFTYTDVSGPQLKIQMHRIKALGNIENWFEGGADWSYQISVNAGQGWVDQVNDAYSSNVDDQTQDVVHSFNARVVEPEIRIKVWDRDSLSGHDLADVSGYVGGGVDNDISDVRGAIFYGKYNIVTNSFIPIDTIQIDGGFITTSGTYAPDNSANSDAENDAMVWFKVSDTYTPPAPNLMVAGSLNASVKYGTTHFYLGSFTVKNIGVDPEGLSDSYLNWEVAAYPSWGANWEFQPANGVNLKSGQTVTVKVYVDVPTEMNTFTGSIKVWNTADHSDYGIISITLKTPRLLDGSGFSFLRFLFQYRLMKQ